Proteins found in one Pseudochaenichthys georgianus chromosome 13, fPseGeo1.2, whole genome shotgun sequence genomic segment:
- the tlcd1 gene encoding TLC domain-containing protein 1, translated as MDALVSVLKSHPGSTVLVFALVFRLIHRLLQRLPVPKVVKQDDHTWKWRNLSVSMVHSLLTGTLAVTCVVVWPETLSNLHSYYTSLSYLLVCVSTGYFVQDAGDIILTGHARASWEFLIHHSLVISCFMYSLYTKLYVGGAVFALFVEVNSVTLHLRLLLKLANAQSSPMYQINKYLNIFTYITFRLSTQFYLTWYIVHNYTWLDNGSFFLASMMVMNIMILIYFYRLLRADFFPQSWRSVRPNGTHNNNSKRFLTD; from the exons ATGGACGCCCTGGTTTCTGTGCTGAAGAGTCACCCAGGCTCCACTGTGCTGGTGTTCGCTCTGGTTTTCAGGCTGATCCACCGGTTGCTGCAAAGGTTGCCTGTGCCCAAAGTAGTGAAGCAGGATGACCACACCTGGAAGTGGAGAAACCTATCCGTCTCAATGGTGCACTCCCTGCTGACAGGGACATTGGCCGTGACTTG TGTGGTGGTTTGGCCCGAGACGTTGAGCAACCTTCACTCTTACTACACCTCTCTGTCATACCTGCTCGTCTGCGTCTCCACAG GATACTTTGTGCAGGATGCAGGTGATATTATCCTGACAGGACATGCAAGAGCATCGTGGGAATTTTTAATCCATCATTCGCTG GTGATCTCGTGTTTCATGTACAGCCTCTACACTAAGCTGTATGTAGGCGGCGCTGTATTCGCTCTCTTTGTGGAGGTCAACAGCGTCACACTGCACCTGAGGCTGCTGCTGAAGCTGGCGAACGCTCAGTCCTCTCCCATGTACCAAATCAACAAATACCTCAACATCTTCACCTACATCACGTTTCGTCTGAGCACCCAGTTCTACCTCACCTGGTACATCGTCCACAACTACACCTGGCTGGACAATGGTTCATTCTTCCTCGCCTCCATGATGGTGATGAATATTATGATCCTGATTTATTTCTACCGCCTTCTACGTGCTGACTTCTTTCCCCAGAGCTGGAGATCTGTGAGACCGAATGGGACACATAACAACAACTCCAAAAGGTTTCTCACTGATTGA
- the rab34a gene encoding ras-related protein Rab-34a isoform X1 gives MSVRISAMSVLPPVRKDRVIAQLPQCFRKEAAFHTKEDFNNKVKTACQEQRTGTVGRFKISKVIVVGDLAVGKTCLINRFCKDAFDKNYKATIGVDFEMERFEVLGVPFSLQLWDTAGQERFKCIASTYYRGAQIVIIAFDVTDIASLDHVRQWLEDALKENDPTAVQLFIVGTKKDLSSPAQYSQIEQDALKLAQEITAEYWAVSSLTGENVKEFFFRVASLAFETNVLAELEKSGPRQIGGIVRINSTPSNVNASTKKKQPNCCQ, from the exons ATGTCCGTCCGAATTTCAGCCATGAGTGTTCTTCCTCCTGTTCGAAAGGACCGTGTCATTGCTCAGCTCCCTCAG TGTTTCAGGAAAGAGGCTGCTTTCCACACAAAGGAggatttcaacaacaaagtgaagACGGCGTGTCAGGAGCAACGCACCGGCACCGTGGG CAGATTTAAAATCTCCAAGGTGATTGTTGTGGGTGACCTGGCTGTGGGGAAAACCTGTCTGATTAATAG ATTTTGCAAGGATGCTTTTGATAAAAACTACAAGGCAACGATCGGTGTGGACTTTGAGATGGAGCGCTTTGAGGTGCTGGGTGTTCCTTTCAGCCTTCAGCT CTGGGACACTGCAGGCCAAGAGAGGTTCAAGTGTATTGCTTCTACGTACTACAGAGGAGCCCAGA TTGTGATTATTGCGTTTGATGTAACTGACATCGCCTCTTTGGACCATGTGAG GCAGTGGCTGGAAGACGCCCTGAAAGAGAACGACCCCACCGCCGTCCAGCTGTTCATCGTGGGCACAAAGAAAGACCTGAGC tctCCTGCTCAGTATTCTCAGATTGAACAAGACGCCCTCAAATTAGCACAAGAGATCACAGCAGAGTATTGGGCTGTGTCCTCGCTGACAG GGGAAAACGTCAAAGAGTTTTTCTTTCGAGTTGCATCGTTGGCTTTCGAGACCAACGTTCTGGCCGAGTTGGAAAAGAGTGGGCCGAGGCAAATTGGGGGCATAGTCA GGATAAACAGCACGCCAAGCAATGTGAATGCTTCAACAAAGAAGAAACAGCCAAACTGCTGTCAgtaa
- the rab34a gene encoding ras-related protein Rab-34a isoform X2 has product MSVRISAMSVLPPVRKDRVIAQLPQCFRKEAAFHTKEDFNNKVKTACQEQRTGTVGFKISKVIVVGDLAVGKTCLINRFCKDAFDKNYKATIGVDFEMERFEVLGVPFSLQLWDTAGQERFKCIASTYYRGAQIVIIAFDVTDIASLDHVRQWLEDALKENDPTAVQLFIVGTKKDLSSPAQYSQIEQDALKLAQEITAEYWAVSSLTGENVKEFFFRVASLAFETNVLAELEKSGPRQIGGIVRINSTPSNVNASTKKKQPNCCQ; this is encoded by the exons ATGTCCGTCCGAATTTCAGCCATGAGTGTTCTTCCTCCTGTTCGAAAGGACCGTGTCATTGCTCAGCTCCCTCAG TGTTTCAGGAAAGAGGCTGCTTTCCACACAAAGGAggatttcaacaacaaagtgaagACGGCGTGTCAGGAGCAACGCACCGGCACCGTGGG ATTTAAAATCTCCAAGGTGATTGTTGTGGGTGACCTGGCTGTGGGGAAAACCTGTCTGATTAATAG ATTTTGCAAGGATGCTTTTGATAAAAACTACAAGGCAACGATCGGTGTGGACTTTGAGATGGAGCGCTTTGAGGTGCTGGGTGTTCCTTTCAGCCTTCAGCT CTGGGACACTGCAGGCCAAGAGAGGTTCAAGTGTATTGCTTCTACGTACTACAGAGGAGCCCAGA TTGTGATTATTGCGTTTGATGTAACTGACATCGCCTCTTTGGACCATGTGAG GCAGTGGCTGGAAGACGCCCTGAAAGAGAACGACCCCACCGCCGTCCAGCTGTTCATCGTGGGCACAAAGAAAGACCTGAGC tctCCTGCTCAGTATTCTCAGATTGAACAAGACGCCCTCAAATTAGCACAAGAGATCACAGCAGAGTATTGGGCTGTGTCCTCGCTGACAG GGGAAAACGTCAAAGAGTTTTTCTTTCGAGTTGCATCGTTGGCTTTCGAGACCAACGTTCTGGCCGAGTTGGAAAAGAGTGGGCCGAGGCAAATTGGGGGCATAGTCA GGATAAACAGCACGCCAAGCAATGTGAATGCTTCAACAAAGAAGAAACAGCCAAACTGCTGTCAgtaa